A genome region from Populus alba chromosome 5, ASM523922v2, whole genome shotgun sequence includes the following:
- the LOC118050471 gene encoding 28 kDa ribonucleoprotein, chloroplastic, translated as MPPYPITISGHLIRQKNPKRGSSLARSLMASLRLPCCLSSKTPSFSINPITPKLSSLHNQPNNFTFNTNTNNISLSHSLCFPIRNNNKFRHFLLHFSSTTQDHPVVDSSSLDDVVTEYQSKAEEKEEEFSKTRLLASNVPWNCTAEDIRALFQKFGTVVDVELSMYSKTRNRGLAFVTMGSPEEAVAALNNLESYEFEGRTLKMNYAKAKKKKPSPPPPPKPGPTFNLFVANLPFEAKSKDLKEFFIAEGANVVSAEIIFHDNPRRPSGYGFVAFKTKKEADYAISTFSEKEFMGRQLRVARSRQFVKQRKEDASQSDGTSGELESEKVQADTANDN; from the exons ATGCCTCCTTATCCAATCACAATATCAGGGCACCTTATCagacaaaaaaacccaaagcgTGGTTCCTCCCTCGCTCGCTCACTCATGGCCTCACTTCGTCTTCCATGTTGTCTCTCATCAAAAACGCCTTCCTTCTCCATTAATCCAATAACCCCCAAGTTATCTTCTCTCCATAACCAGCCTAACAACTTTACTTTTAATACCAACACCAACAACATCTCATTATCTCACTCTCTTTGTTTTCCAattagaaacaacaacaaattcaGGCATTTCCTTTTGCATTTCTCTTCTACAACTCAAGACCACCCGGTTGTTGATTCCTCTTCACTTGATGATGTTGTCACCGAATACCAATCAAAGgctgaagaaaaagaagaagagtttTCGAAAACCAGACTGCTTGCTTCGAATGTTCCATGGAATTGTACTGCAGAAGACATTAGGGCTCTGTTTCAGAAGTTTGGAACAGTTGTAGATGTTGAG ctTTCAATGTATAGCAAGACAAGAAACAGGGGCTTGGCGTTTGTCACTATGGGCTCCCCTGAAGAGGCAGTTGCTGCTCTTAATAACCTCGAATCTTAT GAGTTCGAGGGCCGTACTTTGAAGATGAATTATGCaaaggcaaaaaagaaaaaaccttcaccacctccaccacccAAGCCAGGGCCAACGTTCAACTTGTTTGTAGCGAATTTGCCATTTGAAGCAAAGTCGAAAGATCTTAAGGAGTTCTTTATTGCAGAAGGTGCTAATGTTGTTTCTGCTGAAATTATATTTCATGATAATCCTAGAAGGCCCTCCGGTTATGGATTTGTGgcattcaaaactaaaaaagaagctGATTACGCCATTTCTACTTTCTCCGAGAAG GAATTCATGGGAAGGCAACTTAGAGTTGCTCGCAGTAGACAATTTGTCAAACAACGAAAAGAAGATGCATCACAATCTGATGGTACTTCGGGTGAGTTGGAATCTGAAAAGGTACAAGCAGATACAGCTAATGACAATTGA